The genomic segment TTGATCTGTAAGAATTACCGTCTAGTGCAACGGGACGACTCCACCACTTGCCTTTTGGAGCTACTGTGGCTACCTCTCTTCATAAGCTTATAGCGATTTGAGCACGGCCACGAGGCGTGATCCGCCAGCACGAGCGATCTCAGTCGGCCCCTCGTGCCTTGATCGGTGGCTCTTATTGGCGTTTGTGGAGGACAAGGACCCCCTGTCTTACCAAGGTTCTTTTTAATGTTGTTTTCCAGCAAACGACGCAACATGGGGCAGAAGCTTAGAGCCGCGGAAATTcgatggggatgatgaagagaagaggaTCAAATTTCGGGAGAAAAGCCCAgattttttgttttgtatgGAATGTTGTTCGACGAATTGGAGGTTCATGCAGACGAGGCTTCGTCGCTGTATGGAAGGTGCAGCCACTGGGTTCCTTCCTCGCCTCTCAGCGGAACCCgccgaggaaaagaaacACTCCCATCTCTTGGCAGATGAATACAAGGAAACTATCTCTCGACCTAGCTGCTGCAAACGTTGAATCTTATCGGCCgctcaatggcaatgtcTTCACACGTGGGATGCGTTGCCTGTCAATTCACATTTTACAACTCACCCAACTCTTCCGGCGCCTTCCGTTCTCCGAGTGTGTCCATCATCAGATGATGACCACTGGAACTCCAAGGGTAACATTCCGCTAAGAACCCCATGTGCTTGCGTTCCACTTCCCCGATGAAGGTCTCAGCTTTTTCTCTGCACTATCTCTTTCGAAAATGTCAACTGGGGGTATTAATCTATCCTTGCATCAAATCGCACCCCTCGGAAGCGAGCAGCCTCCAATTAACACCCCAGACTATTAGCTGACGGACTAACATTTCAAAGCGCACGTTTTTCCGTATTGTTCACCGAGTTGCCTGCCTGTCACATATCCACAAGTTGACTTGGTCGAGGCGATGTTGTCCATTTTTCTGGCTTGTGAACCTGGCTCCTCCAGAGTCTGTAGCCCACATCTTGCCTTGCGGCCGGCTCGAATGGCGCCAACGCAGAAGCAATAGCTCGACTAAGGGGTTCATCAACCGAAGAACCACGTGCTGCATATCCGTGACCTTCCCTTGCCAGTCACCGAATTTGCCGATTGATGGTTGTCAAATTTTCACGAATCAGTCCTGGGTGATCGGTTGACTGGCCTATGGCCAGTTGTGGTTTATACTATTGGTAAAGCTACTGTGAGAGGCAGGGGCTTGATTTGTCTTTCACTTACATGGTCGAATCTCTCTGTGGCCCATGACGACCCTCGCCTGCAAAGAGCCCATGTCATGTTGCACGACATTGCAATATTGGTAGGGCCACGTTCAAAATAAAATCTTCCCGTCGTTTAAGTGTGCTTCATGAACTCAATATCCTTTGCTTGCAGTATTTGACAGCACATTCAATCGAGCAGACTCAGTCTTCCAGCGTCGCTCCGTCATATGTCTCGGTGAAGCAATGCATGATATGTCTAAGCCTCAAGTTGACTGCTAATCTGCCACAAAGTTTAGGTGCATCGGCTATGGCCGTAAATGTGTCCGTTTCGGGATCTACAGACCATCGTCATGGATGCCAAGTATCCCCCGAGCCATGGGTGGAGCAGTCAAGTGTCACGTTTCTGGGTTCTACCAAAACCGACGCCTTAATGGCCATATAAGCTGGTGTTTGATGGGCGGGAAAGATGAATTCTTCATCTACTTGCGTCTTTGTTCAGTGTATCAGAAATGAAGTCGTGGTACTCATATTGTTGTTGGCTCTCACCGTGAGTCGGATAATGTGAGTTGCCGTAAGACAACTCTTTGCATTCGCTATACGAATTCGTCCTCTATTATGCTTCTCGATGCCTGGTTGCGGCTGTAGTCGTTTTTGGCCTCAACAATGGCTCCTAATTCTGCACAGTAAAAGACAGTATCGAACTATATTTGGTCTATTCTAATATGGCGGCGGCTTACAATAGTTAGTCAATAGGGAGTGGTTTAATTGCCACTTGAATGCAGGTGTTACCTGCTTGCTGGACTGTAAACTTATGGTACATCACATATGCAACATTCGCAAGCTTCTGGAACCTTGTTAAAATGGTGTAGCAAATCGGGAAATCTTTGTATATGCCGTAGGTCTCAGAATTTAACACTACTGCGTGCCCGAGCAAAGCCAAGTAACTAATCCGTTGAGCCAAACATCCAGTGAATTCACGCTTTTGATCTGTTTATTCTCTTCTCTAGATGGTCTATATGCTCTCTACCTCCATACTCTCTACAGCCTGCCCATTTGGCTTACGGTCCATATCTATCCAAGTAGATTTattcatcttctcctgcCCGGCCTCGCTCTTAAAATGATATCCACGTGCTCTCGGCCGTTCACCCGTGCCCTCTGGCAACTCAGGCTCATATGCTGCCAAAAACTTCTTTCTCTGTTCTTCAAAGTTATCCAATCCCTTCTTCAATTCTGCTCGAATACCTTGGAAAAATACATCAATGACATGATGATTATGAATCTGCAGCAAATTCCACCccaacatctccttcgcATTGAGTAGATGCCGCAGATACGCTCTGTGGTGGTGAGTACAGGCGTAGCACTcgcatccttcttggagCGGTACCACTGCGACGCTGTGCTCCTCAGACCACATGTTGATGCCCATCGGCTCTGGTGTTTGAAACTCTGGGGCCGGGAAGCTAAATGTGAGTGCTACTCCAGCATCAGAGACGCTATTCACAAATGGGACTGCGCAGATATCCACCCCAAGAGATATTTGGCGTAAAACCTCGTGCGGTGACCTGGGTTGGTCAAAAGAAATCTTCGGCAGTCCGGCGAGGGGTTTGTATGGTTTGAGTTCTGGCAGAATATTGACGTCGTACACGGCCAAGCCTGACAGATCATCGGTGATATCTTCTGCGAGGTGTCTCAGGTAATCCCACTGAATTGGCAATTCGACTGGAAGGACGGGTGCAAAGACAGAAATGCCAAGTTCGTCCAGGTGTTTTCTGCTTTCAAACTGCCGCAGAAAGTCGTCAACCCATTCCTCCGTCCGCTCCACCATTTTGATGAGTTTCTTGGACGCTGGGGTCGTGCTTGTGTGGAGTGAATCTGCCAGCGGAACAACGATATCTGGTTGGAGGCTCGTGACTGCGGCGACATATTGGGATACGTTGACGCTTGCGAAGCCAGTTGAGGTGAAGAGCGTGACGGCTTTTGCGCCGTTCCCCATGGGAGTTACGACGGCGGGACATCTTCTTGCGCCCAAGATGGTGGTTCTGTCTGGTGACAGGGCAGTGAAATTGTGTAAACGGCGGAGTGTGTTGTGCTCAGGGGTATTGTAGATTGGGGGTTCTTTACGCTCGACAACTGCTTGTGTCAACTAAGGTGGTCTTGGGGAAGTTATGAACTTGATTGAACTTACAATCTTCCAGTGCCATGTAGGCTGCGCCTAAGTTTGTATGACGGGTGACATTGTCGGGAGTGAGATGAGGTATGGCGCCTCGAGAAGTGACAGCAGTGTAGTTTGGGGTGTCAATCGTCTTTCTACCTGGTATGGATAGTCGTCCGAGTCGAGCTGCACAACCGTCTGCAACCACGGCGCCAAGGAGTTCGAAGACCTTTCGCGCAGGCATGTCTGAGTCGATGTGGTGAGTTTCACTCATCTTGGCATGGCGGAATTTTAGTATGAGATGCTGGCGCAGATGATGGCTGGTCGGAGGAAGAAATAGCTGATTTAGGCTGcagattgacttgactgtgATTCTTTAAGGCAAATGA from the Pochonia chlamydosporia 170 chromosome 6, whole genome shotgun sequence genome contains:
- a CDS encoding tRNA-guanine transglycosylase family protein (similar to Metarhizium acridum CQMa 102 XP_007806818.1) — its product is MSETHHIDSDMPARKVFELLGAVVADGCAARLGRLSIPGRKTIDTPNYTAVTSRGAIPHLTPDNVTRHTNLGAAYMALEDFVERKEPPIYNTPEHNTLRRLHNFTALSPDRTTILGARRCPAVVTPMGNGAKAVTLFTSTGFASVNVSQYVAAVTSLQPDIVVPLADSLHTSTTPASKKLIKMVERTEEWVDDFLRQFESRKHLDELGISVFAPVLPVELPIQWDYLRHLAEDITDDLSGLAVYDVNILPELKPYKPLAGLPKISFDQPRSPHEVLRQISLGVDICAVPFVNSVSDAGVALTFSFPAPEFQTPEPMGINMWSEEHSVAVVPLQEGCECYACTHHHRAYLRHLLNAKEMLGWNLLQIHNHHVIDVFFQGIRAELKKGLDNFEEQRKKFLAAYEPELPEGTGERPRARGYHFKSEAGQEKMNKSTWIDMDRKPNGQAVESMEVESI